From a region of the Thermodesulfobacteriota bacterium genome:
- a CDS encoding PEP/pyruvate-binding domain-containing protein, translating to MANKVTEILLVSSPYDAFIMEEEGRLAERIIHEYRGLNLSRPPKLTWVSTAQEALNTLSNKEFDLVITMPRLDDMDAFSLGRKIKKLCPELPIFLLAHNTNRLLLDSKYSDTTSIDKLYVWYGNSDLLLALIKNTEDQMNVAYDTQRAKVRVIILVEDSPIYYSSFLPILYKEIVRQTQAVMEESINDEHRILRMRARPKILMAHNYEEAEKLYRQFKPYLLSVFSDVRFPRKGKLDNRAGFDLLSMIKKEIPDIPLLNLSSEEANRKKAEKIPAVFLNKNSPALHSEIRSFFMDRLGFGDFIFRLPNGREIARASNLMEMEKVVPSIPDKSIFFHATRNHFSSWLMARSEILLASKLKPLKTSDFPNIKELKDHLVASIQERRMGRQKGIITDFVSDAFDPDADFIKIGKGSLGGKARGLAFMSTQLKKNPHIHKKFNDITISVPKTLVISTEAFDSFINENKLRDIPTSDYSDNQISEIFLQSSLPDWLHSNLKLFIEHINYPLAIRSSSLLEDAQFQPFAGIYKTYMLPNQDPDPDQRLVQLEIAIKLVYASTYLEIPRAYARSTLHRTEDEKMAVIIQQLSGNRQGDYFYPALAGVAQSYNFYPISHMKPEEGIAHIALGLGKTVVEGGTSLRFSPKYPQFLPQFSTVDDILKNSQRFFFALKMVDSAESLESQDNATDDATLEKLEIDDVSDHAPVVHLSSTYIPEENRIRDAGNVPGYRVLTFAGILKYDLFPLPPILSEILKIGRKGMGSPVEIEFSVSIDFNNKKKAEFSLLQIRPMAISQYNRDVEITQKDIRRAFCFSTMALGNGKFEDITDIIYVRPDSFDPARTVEIAAEIGKMNRQMVQQNKKYLLIGPGRWGSADRWLGIPVTWNNISGIGAVIETTAENLKADPSQGSHFFHNITSLGISYLTIKENDEDFLDWKWLKSLLPQSETDYLRHVKLDRPITLKIDGKKSRAVLIR from the coding sequence GGAAGGAAAATAAAAAAGCTATGCCCCGAATTGCCGATTTTTCTCCTGGCTCATAACACCAACCGGCTTCTCCTTGATTCTAAGTATTCGGATACCACCTCGATAGATAAACTGTATGTATGGTACGGAAACAGTGATCTGCTTCTTGCGCTGATCAAGAATACCGAAGATCAGATGAATGTGGCCTATGATACTCAGAGGGCAAAGGTCAGAGTGATTATTCTGGTGGAAGATTCACCCATATATTATTCATCCTTTCTTCCGATCCTTTATAAAGAAATCGTCAGGCAAACCCAGGCGGTCATGGAAGAATCAATCAATGACGAACATCGCATTCTCCGAATGCGCGCACGACCCAAAATACTGATGGCTCATAATTATGAAGAGGCCGAAAAGCTTTACCGGCAGTTTAAACCTTATCTGCTGAGCGTATTTTCCGATGTCCGTTTTCCCCGAAAAGGCAAATTAGACAATCGAGCGGGATTCGATCTCCTTTCCATGATAAAAAAAGAAATTCCGGATATCCCTTTACTAAACTTAAGCTCGGAAGAGGCAAACCGCAAAAAAGCAGAAAAGATTCCTGCTGTTTTTCTCAATAAAAATTCGCCCGCACTCCATTCTGAAATCCGCTCTTTTTTTATGGACAGACTCGGCTTCGGCGATTTCATCTTTCGTCTTCCCAACGGCAGGGAAATAGCCAGGGCCTCTAATCTCATGGAAATGGAAAAGGTTGTTCCTTCTATTCCCGATAAATCTATCTTTTTTCATGCCACCCGGAATCACTTTTCAAGCTGGCTCATGGCCCGTTCTGAAATCCTGCTGGCCTCAAAGCTTAAGCCCTTGAAAACATCTGACTTCCCAAACATCAAAGAATTAAAAGATCATCTGGTTGCCTCTATTCAAGAACGGAGAATGGGCCGCCAGAAAGGGATCATCACCGATTTTGTTTCAGATGCTTTTGATCCGGATGCTGATTTCATTAAAATCGGCAAAGGTTCCCTCGGTGGAAAAGCCAGAGGCCTGGCATTCATGTCCACCCAGCTTAAGAAAAATCCTCATATCCATAAAAAATTTAATGACATCACCATCAGCGTTCCCAAAACCCTGGTCATCTCTACAGAAGCTTTTGATTCATTTATCAACGAAAACAAGCTGAGAGACATTCCCACCAGCGACTATAGTGATAACCAGATTTCTGAGATTTTCTTACAATCCTCCCTACCCGATTGGCTTCACAGCAACCTTAAATTATTTATTGAACATATAAACTATCCTCTGGCCATTCGCTCATCCAGCCTTCTTGAAGATGCCCAATTTCAACCTTTTGCCGGTATCTACAAGACTTATATGCTGCCCAACCAAGACCCAGACCCTGATCAGAGGCTCGTGCAACTTGAGATCGCCATAAAACTGGTGTATGCCTCCACATATCTTGAAATACCAAGGGCCTATGCCAGAAGTACCTTGCATCGAACCGAAGATGAAAAAATGGCGGTGATTATACAGCAGCTTAGCGGGAACCGGCAAGGCGATTACTTCTATCCGGCACTTGCAGGAGTGGCCCAGTCTTACAACTTCTATCCCATATCCCATATGAAACCGGAGGAGGGAATTGCCCATATTGCACTGGGATTGGGTAAAACAGTGGTTGAAGGGGGGACATCCCTTCGCTTTTCACCAAAATATCCACAATTCCTCCCACAGTTTTCTACCGTAGATGACATTTTAAAAAATTCACAGCGGTTTTTCTTTGCACTGAAAATGGTTGATTCAGCGGAATCTTTGGAATCGCAAGATAATGCAACAGATGACGCAACTCTTGAAAAGCTGGAAATAGATGACGTATCCGATCATGCACCTGTGGTTCATCTTTCCAGCACTTACATTCCTGAAGAAAACAGGATACGTGACGCAGGTAATGTTCCCGGTTATCGGGTTCTTACCTTTGCCGGTATATTAAAATATGATTTATTTCCGCTCCCACCGATCCTTAGCGAAATCCTGAAAATAGGAAGAAAAGGGATGGGGTCTCCGGTTGAAATCGAGTTTTCCGTTAGTATCGATTTCAATAACAAGAAAAAAGCGGAATTCTCCCTGCTTCAGATCAGACCGATGGCCATCAGCCAGTATAACCGGGATGTTGAAATTACCCAGAAAGATATAAGGCGCGCTTTCTGTTTTTCAACCATGGCCCTGGGTAATGGTAAATTTGAAGATATTACCGACATCATTTATGTCAGACCTGATTCGTTTGACCCGGCACGAACCGTTGAAATAGCCGCTGAAATAGGAAAAATGAACCGGCAGATGGTACAGCAAAACAAAAAATATCTTCTGATCGGTCCGGGAAGGTGGGGCTCGGCCGACCGGTGGCTGGGAATTCCTGTCACCTGGAACAATATTTCAGGCATAGGAGCGGTAATCGAAACCACAGCGGAAAACTTAAAGGCCGATCCTTCCCAAGGATCCCATTTTTTTCACAACATCACCTCTCTGGGTATCAGCTACCTGACCATAAAAGAAAATGATGAAGATTTTCTGGACTGGAAATGGTTGAAATCTCTATTGCCCCAAAGTGAAACCGACTATTTGAGGCATGTAAAACTGGACCGGCCCATCACGTTGAAAATTGACGGGAAAAAGTCGAGGGCGGTTTTGATACGATAA